The following nucleotide sequence is from Oceanispirochaeta sp..
CATCCACAAGGAGGCATCCATGAGTGATGCAACAAAAATCAAGGTCGATTTAATATACGGCCTTACCGACAGACCAAAGGCAGGGCCCGCCTTTTTTGCAGCCCTGCAGCATATGATGGCCATTTTCATAGGGATCGTAACACCGGCGATTGTTATCAGTGGAGTATTAGGTCTGAGTACTGGAATGTCTGCCTATCTGGTCAGCATGTCCCTCTTCGTATCCGGAATGGCCACTTTCATACAGTGCCGCAAAATCGGTCCTATAGGCTCCGGTCTTCTCAGTATACAGGGAACCAGCTTTACATTTCTTTCAGTCTGTATCGCTATTGGTTTTTCTGTAAAGAGCGCTGGTGGAACAGAAGCCCAGATGGTGGCAGCCATTTTCGGTACAGCATTGATTGCCTCCCCCGTAGAGATGATTTTCAGCCGGTTCATTCCTTTTTTGAAAAAAATCATCACTCCCCTGGTCAGCGGGATCGTTGTTACACTCATCGGTATGTCCCTGATCAAAGTAGGTATCACCGACATAGGCGGAGGAGCATGGCTCCTGGGTAACAAGCCGGAATTCTTTGCCAGTCCTCAGAATCTGATGCTCGCAGCCATCGTGCTTGTGACCATCATAGCCTTCAACAGAAGCTCCAATAAATGGCTGAGAATGGGAGCCATTGTGTTCGGTCTCATTGCCGGTTATATTGTGGCGGCCATCCTGGGAATCATTCAATTTGATAAGGTTTCATCCCTTTCCATTGTCGCCCTTCCCATCCCCTTCAAATACGGATTTGCCATCAGCTGGGCTCATGTTATACCCATGGCTCTTCTCTTTCTGATCACGACTGTAGAATCAATTGGAGACCTGACAGCCACATCCATGGTTTCAGGAGAACCAGTGGAAGGCGATCTCTATATGAAACGTATTTCCGGCGGTGTTCTGGGAGACGGGATCAACTCTGCCCTGGCTGCTGTTTTCAACACCTTCCCCAACACAACCTTCAGCCAGAATAATGGTGTTATCCAGATGACTGGTGTTGCCAGCCGCTATATCGGCTTCTGGATTTCCGGACTGCTGGTTATTTTCGGTCTTTTCCCCATCGTGGGCGGACTCTTCTCCATTATTCCAAATGCAGTACTTGGTGGAGCCACCATCATCATGTTTGGTACAGTAGCAGCGTCAGGGATCAGAATCATCGCATCCAGCATTATCGACAGAAGAGGGGTCATCATCATGGCCATCTCTTTCGGTCTTGGAATGGGTGTCACCTTTGTTCCCGAAATTCTACAGAACTTTTCTCCCTTCATGAAATCAGTATTCGGCTCTGCCATCACAACCGGTGGACTCACAGCCATCTTCCTGAACATTGTGCTTCCCAGAAGCTACAAGAAACAGCCAGTGACTGATCCCATGAAAGACATGGTCTGATTCTAACTCTATTTTGAATATGCCCCGCCGGGAATATCCGGCGGGTTTTTTAGTCTTGAGGCACAAAACCCAGCAGATATTCCCCGGAAACATCAACAAGAAAGCGGTCCTTCAGGATATTTCGACCTATCAGAAGGGGGACACTCATGAGGCTTCTATCTGTCAGTGTAAAATTGGCATCCATCTGCAGCTCTCCCATGCGTATGGACAGGGTTACAATCGGGCGTTCCTGCAGGACCACCGTATTGGCCTGGCGAACCTTGACCACAGCAAATAGAGGCAGCTCCATGATGCAGTCCGCTCCGCCGGGGTTCAGGTTAAAATGAACCCACTCCTCTCCATTACGAATAAAACGGATTATGTTCTCTGCGTGAAGGGACGCCATCGCGGCGCCGGTATCGACCCTGCCGTCCAGGAGTAGCCCTGAAGGTTCGATTCGGACCTGCTCTTTTTGTCCCAGAATGATTTTATCACCTGAAATGAACTCCTCTGCATATAATGGTCCAGAGGAGATATGACACAGAACGAGAAAAGTGAGGCAAAAAAGAACAGCCCTGCCGGAGGTTCTGAAAAGTTTCATGACCTTAGTATAAGTCGGAACAGCAGATTCTGATCAAGCCCTGAATCAGAATTCAGTAAAATCACTATAATTATCCTGAGGGTCTGGTTTTCCCGAAACTTCCAACAAACCAGTTTTCAAAAGAGGACCATCAGGAGACTCACGATTTTGCATAACAGTCGATCCCGGCTGCATTTCTGCGGTTTTAACACCCGTATGGAAAAAGCTGATCAGCTTTGAAAGATCCAGAGATTTATCCTTGAGAGTTTCCGACATGGAGGCGATCTCCTCGCTGGAGGCCGCATTAGACTGGATGACCTGGTCCATCTGCAGGAGAGCCAGATTGATCTGATCGGCACCCTTTGCCTGTTCATTACTGCCCTCAAATATTTCTTCCGCAATCTCCGCGGATTTTTTAATGGCGGGAACGATGCTCCTCATCAATTCGAGTGTCTCATCGGCTTTCCGTACGGATTCTGCAGCAACCTGTGTTATATCGATGGCAGCCACCTGGCTGCTTTCAGCCAGTTTTCGAACCTCCGAAGCCACGACGGCAAATCCCCTGCCCGCGTCTCCGGCTCTGGCCGCTTCAATGGCGGCGTTCAACGCCAGGAGGTTGGTACTCCTGGCGATTTCTTCTATGATGCTGATCTTATTTGATATGATTTTCAGTGAATTGACAGTGTCTTCCACGGCAGTACCGCTGGAAGCAGCATCAACGGCGGCCTGGGAAACAATGGAATTGGATTCCCGGGAATTATCTGTATTCTGCTGAATATTGGAGGCGAGCTCCTCCATGGAAGCTGAAATTTCTTCGGCACTGGAGGCCTGCTCATTGGCTCCTGATGCCACCTGCTGAGAGGCATCCGCGACCTCCTGGGAATTCTGCATGATTGCCGATGAGGCCCCGGTAATGCCCGAAACGATCGCCAGGAGGCGCTGCACCATATTCTTAAGGGCCTCAGCGAGGATTCCGGTTTCATCCCTGCTCGTTACAAGGATATCTACAGTCAGATCTCCCTCTGCAATTTTGCCCACATCCCTTGCCAGGGACTCCACGGGTGCCGTGATTCTGCCTCCCATGATCCAGGCGATAAAAAATGCCAGTACAATCATGACCACATCCACGAGCAGAAGAATCATGATGGTTCTCCCGATCAGGGCATTGATCATTAAACGTTCCGCCTCAATCAGGGTATCGATGTCATCAATATAATTGCCTGTACCTACCAGCCAGTCCCATGGCTCAAAATAACCGGTATAGGAACGTTTGGGTGAGGCAGTTGTTTCACCGGGTTTGTTGAAGCGATACGTTGTATATCCCGTACCATCCATGCCTGCTTTGATTAGATCACGGATAAGGTAGGCCCCATCCGCATCCTGCAGATCCCAACGGTTGGTTCCCTCTTTTGTATTATCCGGTTCAGAAATAGTGATTCCCTTGGAATTGTAAATAAAAACGTAACCGCTCTCTCCATAGCGCATGGCGTCCAGAGCATCCCGCGCCTGCTCACGAGCCTGGTCCTCACCAAGGACGTCCCGTTTATCATAATACATCTGAGCCA
It contains:
- a CDS encoding nucleobase:cation symporter-2 family protein, which translates into the protein MSDATKIKVDLIYGLTDRPKAGPAFFAALQHMMAIFIGIVTPAIVISGVLGLSTGMSAYLVSMSLFVSGMATFIQCRKIGPIGSGLLSIQGTSFTFLSVCIAIGFSVKSAGGTEAQMVAAIFGTALIASPVEMIFSRFIPFLKKIITPLVSGIVVTLIGMSLIKVGITDIGGGAWLLGNKPEFFASPQNLMLAAIVLVTIIAFNRSSNKWLRMGAIVFGLIAGYIVAAILGIIQFDKVSSLSIVALPIPFKYGFAISWAHVIPMALLFLITTVESIGDLTATSMVSGEPVEGDLYMKRISGGVLGDGINSALAAVFNTFPNTTFSQNNGVIQMTGVASRYIGFWISGLLVIFGLFPIVGGLFSIIPNAVLGGATIIMFGTVAASGIRIIASSIIDRRGVIIMAISFGLGMGVTFVPEILQNFSPFMKSVFGSAITTGGLTAIFLNIVLPRSYKKQPVTDPMKDMV
- a CDS encoding RimK/LysX family protein, which gives rise to MKLFRTSGRAVLFCLTFLVLCHISSGPLYAEEFISGDKIILGQKEQVRIEPSGLLLDGRVDTGAAMASLHAENIIRFIRNGEEWVHFNLNPGGADCIMELPLFAVVKVRQANTVVLQERPIVTLSIRMGELQMDANFTLTDRSLMSVPLLIGRNILKDRFLVDVSGEYLLGFVPQD
- a CDS encoding methyl-accepting chemotaxis protein — its product is MIKIKFKISFLVLLSLLFLGIVMGGLAVFEIKKLGNSSINTLDRKLRDDFDTLAKSQIDQALSVAQMYYDKRDVLGEDQAREQARDALDAMRYGESGYVFIYNSKGITISEPDNTKEGTNRWDLQDADGAYLIRDLIKAGMDGTGYTTYRFNKPGETTASPKRSYTGYFEPWDWLVGTGNYIDDIDTLIEAERLMINALIGRTIMILLLVDVVMIVLAFFIAWIMGGRITAPVESLARDVGKIAEGDLTVDILVTSRDETGILAEALKNMVQRLLAIVSGITGASSAIMQNSQEVADASQQVASGANEQASSAEEISASMEELASNIQQNTDNSRESNSIVSQAAVDAASSGTAVEDTVNSLKIISNKISIIEEIARSTNLLALNAAIEAARAGDAGRGFAVVASEVRKLAESSQVAAIDITQVAAESVRKADETLELMRSIVPAIKKSAEIAEEIFEGSNEQAKGADQINLALLQMDQVIQSNAASSEEIASMSETLKDKSLDLSKLISFFHTGVKTAEMQPGSTVMQNRESPDGPLLKTGLLEVSGKPDPQDNYSDFTEF